In a single window of the Agrobacterium vitis genome:
- the gshB gene encoding glutathione synthase, with product MAQIRNVAVQMDHVSSINISGDSTFAMSLEAQARGYKLFHYTPDRLTMRDGRVYATVEPMELRDVKGDHFTLGSPERVDLSTMDVVLLRQDPPFDMAYITATHMLERIHPKTLVVNDPAWVRNSPEKIFVTEYADLMPPTLITRDPAEIAAFRAEQGDIILKPLYGNGGAGVFHSTRDDRNFSSLMEMFGQMFREPFIAQGYLPAVRKGDKRIILVDGEPVGAINRVPAEHDARSNMHAGGKPEPTELTTREREICARIGPALRERGFLLVGIDVIGDYMTEINVTSPTGIREVKNFGGADIASLLWDAIEKKRS from the coding sequence ATGGCCCAGATCCGCAATGTCGCCGTCCAGATGGACCATGTATCCTCCATCAATATATCAGGGGATTCCACCTTCGCCATGAGCCTGGAGGCCCAGGCCCGCGGCTATAAGTTGTTCCACTATACGCCCGACCGGCTGACGATGCGCGATGGCCGCGTCTATGCGACGGTGGAGCCGATGGAGCTGCGCGATGTGAAGGGTGATCACTTCACCCTCGGCAGTCCGGAGCGCGTCGATCTGTCGACGATGGATGTGGTGCTGCTGCGCCAGGACCCGCCTTTCGACATGGCCTATATCACCGCTACCCATATGCTGGAGCGCATTCACCCGAAGACGCTTGTTGTCAACGATCCGGCCTGGGTGCGCAATTCGCCGGAAAAGATCTTCGTCACCGAATATGCTGACCTGATGCCGCCGACGTTGATCACCCGCGACCCCGCGGAAATTGCCGCTTTCCGGGCCGAACAGGGCGATATCATCCTGAAGCCGCTCTACGGCAATGGCGGGGCAGGGGTGTTTCACTCCACCCGCGACGACCGCAATTTCTCCTCGCTGATGGAAATGTTCGGCCAGATGTTCCGCGAACCCTTCATCGCCCAGGGCTATCTGCCTGCCGTGCGCAAGGGCGACAAGCGGATCATTCTGGTGGACGGTGAACCCGTCGGCGCGATTAACCGGGTGCCTGCCGAGCATGATGCGCGCTCCAACATGCATGCCGGAGGCAAGCCGGAACCGACGGAACTGACGACGCGCGAACGCGAAATCTGCGCCCGGATCGGGCCTGCCCTGCGCGAACGCGGCTTCCTGCTGGTCGGCATCGATGTGATCGGCGATTACATGACCGAGATCAACGTCACCTCGCCAACCGGTATCCGCGAGGTCAAGAATTTCGGCGGCGCCGATATCGCCAGCCTGCTCTGGGACGCCATCGAGAAAAAGCGGTCCTGA
- a CDS encoding cupin domain-containing protein, protein MPVKLLFAAMAGAAMALPRFRAADTPPLVAANARNLSLQPAPINPDWILEGDPQARLANHSQSPDEASSTAVWDCTAGSFRWYFGWDETVVIQEGEVHVTAQDGTERLLKTGDIAYFKGGTWATWRIETYVRKIAFLRKPFPEPIATLYRLRNALRSGSRGPI, encoded by the coding sequence ATGCCAGTCAAGCTTTTGTTCGCAGCCATGGCCGGGGCAGCCATGGCTTTGCCGCGTTTTAGAGCGGCAGACACGCCACCGCTGGTCGCGGCCAATGCCAGGAATTTGAGCCTGCAACCGGCGCCAATCAACCCGGACTGGATACTCGAGGGCGATCCGCAGGCTCGCCTGGCCAATCACTCGCAAAGTCCTGATGAAGCAAGCTCGACAGCTGTGTGGGATTGCACAGCCGGAAGTTTCCGCTGGTATTTCGGCTGGGATGAGACCGTGGTCATCCAGGAGGGCGAAGTGCATGTGACCGCGCAGGATGGCACCGAGCGTTTGCTGAAGACCGGCGATATCGCCTATTTCAAGGGTGGGACCTGGGCCACCTGGCGCATCGAGACCTATGTGCGCAAGATCGCCTTTCTGCGTAAGCCTTTTCCAGAGCCAATCGCGACGCTTTACCGGCTTCGAAATGCTCTGCGGAGCGGATCACGCGGCCCGATTTGA
- a CDS encoding sn-glycerol-3-phosphate import ATP-binding protein UgpC, giving the protein MASIDINQVSKIYDGGVRAVNSVDIQINDGEFIVLVGPSGCGKSTLLRMVAGLESISEGVVRIGDRVVNTVEPADRDIAMVFQNYALYPHMTVRQNLAYGLKNRKTPKAEIEARVAEAARMLELQPYLDRKPKALSGGQRQRVAMGRAIVRKPAVFLFDEPLSNLDAKLRVSMRVEIRKLQRRLGTTSIYVTHDQLEAMTLADRLVVLNGGRIEQIGTPLEVYHAPASTFVASFIGSPAMNLVTGRLDGNRLSLWPVSFSFEGETDYRGEVTIGLRAEDLTIAVPGQPYLPFRVDYVEELGAVRLVHGFVGDQAICASLPVSTVLSNEMRLGVDPQKFHFFDREGRRLALPFATAQMTFGAQAETVEA; this is encoded by the coding sequence ATGGCTTCCATCGATATCAATCAGGTCTCGAAAATCTATGACGGCGGTGTGCGTGCGGTCAACAGCGTCGACATCCAGATCAATGACGGCGAATTCATCGTGCTGGTCGGCCCCTCCGGCTGTGGCAAATCGACATTGCTGCGCATGGTGGCTGGGCTGGAAAGCATATCCGAGGGCGTGGTGCGCATTGGTGACCGGGTGGTCAACACGGTTGAACCGGCGGACCGCGACATCGCCATGGTTTTCCAGAATTACGCGCTCTACCCGCATATGACCGTACGGCAGAACCTGGCCTATGGCCTGAAGAACCGTAAGACGCCGAAGGCGGAAATCGAGGCCCGGGTGGCCGAGGCCGCGCGGATGCTGGAACTGCAACCCTATCTGGATCGCAAGCCCAAGGCACTGTCCGGCGGCCAGCGCCAGCGCGTTGCCATGGGCCGCGCCATCGTGCGCAAACCGGCCGTTTTCCTGTTTGACGAGCCGCTGTCCAATCTCGATGCCAAGCTGCGCGTCTCCATGCGCGTCGAGATCCGCAAGCTGCAACGCCGGCTTGGGACGACATCGATCTATGTGACGCATGACCAGCTGGAAGCCATGACGCTGGCCGACCGGCTGGTGGTGCTGAATGGTGGCCGGATCGAGCAGATCGGCACGCCGCTCGAAGTCTATCACGCGCCCGCCTCGACCTTTGTCGCCAGCTTCATCGGCTCTCCCGCCATGAACCTGGTCACCGGTCGCCTGGATGGCAATCGTCTGTCACTCTGGCCGGTCAGCTTCTCCTTCGAGGGCGAGACCGATTATCGCGGCGAAGTGACGATCGGCCTTCGGGCCGAGGATCTGACGATTGCAGTTCCCGGTCAGCCTTATCTGCCGTTCCGGGTCGATTATGTGGAAGAACTGGGGGCCGTCCGCCTCGTGCACGGTTTTGTCGGCGATCAGGCGATTTGCGCCTCGCTACCGGTTTCGACCGTCCTGTCGAACGAGATGCGGCTGGGGGTCGATCCGCAAAAATTCCATTTCTTCGACAGGGAAGGCCGCCGCCTTGCTCTGCCCTTTGCCACCGCACAGATGACCTTCGGGGCTCAGGCTGAGACGGTAGAGGCCTGA
- the ugpE gene encoding sn-glycerol-3-phosphate ABC transporter permease UgpE, with translation MYKTKLFDHVILLLGVIVMIGPLVVAFATSSHTAAEIHQKGLMLSMGGHLGETYHKVLFAQTGFNGKVTGLSMLLNSLILGLGFAIGKIVLSMMAAYAIVYFRFRFATLAFWIIFTTLLLPLEVRIIPSYKVASDLGLLNSYTGLILPLLASATGTFFFRQFFKSVPEELLEAARIDGAGPFKFLIDVLIPLSRTMIAAVFIIMFVYGWNQYLWPMLMTTDESFYTLMRGIKQILQVWVGAQIPDYNEAFAMAVLAMLPPIIIVVVFQSWFIKGLTETDK, from the coding sequence ATGTATAAAACCAAACTCTTCGACCACGTCATTCTGCTGCTGGGCGTGATCGTGATGATCGGCCCGCTGGTGGTGGCTTTTGCCACCTCTTCCCATACGGCCGCCGAAATCCACCAGAAGGGCTTGATGCTCTCCATGGGCGGGCATCTGGGCGAGACCTATCACAAGGTGCTGTTTGCCCAGACGGGCTTTAACGGCAAGGTCACGGGTCTCAGCATGCTGCTCAACTCGCTGATCCTCGGCCTTGGCTTTGCCATTGGCAAGATCGTGCTGTCGATGATGGCTGCTTATGCGATTGTCTATTTCCGCTTCCGCTTTGCCACGCTGGCCTTCTGGATCATCTTCACCACGCTGCTGCTGCCGCTCGAAGTGCGCATCATCCCATCCTATAAGGTGGCGAGTGATCTGGGCCTTCTGAACTCCTATACCGGCTTGATTTTGCCGCTGCTGGCGTCTGCTACGGGCACTTTCTTTTTCCGGCAATTCTTTAAATCCGTGCCGGAAGAATTGCTGGAAGCGGCCCGCATCGACGGTGCCGGTCCGTTCAAGTTCCTGATCGATGTTTTGATTCCACTGTCGCGCACCATGATTGCGGCGGTGTTCATCATCATGTTCGTCTACGGCTGGAATCAGTATCTCTGGCCGATGCTGATGACCACCGATGAGAGCTTCTACACGCTGATGCGCGGTATCAAGCAGATCCTTCAGGTCTGGGTGGGCGCACAAATTCCCGATTATAACGAAGCCTTTGCCATGGCCGTGCTCGCTATGCTGCCCCCGATTATTATCGTGGTGGTGTTCCAGAGCTGGTTCATCAAGGGCCTCACCGAAACCGACAAGTAA
- a CDS encoding ABC transporter permease subunit, translating to MKRVQFNSRFLPYFFLLPQFCTVAIFFYWPAMQAIQSSFYIEDPFGFGATFVGLANYTDMLSSPEYRKIALFTLCFSVVVTFLVLSIGTVLAVKADAVIRGQSAYKTLLIVVYAIAPPVAGLIGMMFFDQHIGPFVKFVALFGWDMKVGLNYFDTAFAMVAIAVWNQIPYNFIFILSGLQGIPASVREAATLDCRSGTRRFWTVIMPLLTPTAFFLLVVNMTYSLFDTFAVIDVIVKDKAADNPITLVYKVYLDGFRGNDIGSSSAQSVILMVVVLVLTMIQFRFIERRVHYG from the coding sequence ATGAAGCGCGTTCAGTTCAACTCGCGATTTCTGCCTTATTTCTTCCTGTTGCCGCAGTTTTGCACTGTGGCGATCTTCTTCTATTGGCCGGCGATGCAGGCCATCCAGTCGTCCTTTTACATCGAAGATCCCTTCGGCTTTGGCGCGACCTTTGTAGGGTTGGCCAATTATACCGATATGCTGAGCTCCCCGGAATATCGAAAAATCGCGCTGTTTACGCTGTGCTTCAGTGTCGTGGTGACGTTTCTGGTGCTGTCGATCGGAACCGTGCTCGCCGTGAAGGCTGATGCTGTCATTCGTGGACAATCGGCCTACAAGACCCTGCTGATCGTCGTCTATGCCATAGCGCCGCCGGTGGCCGGGTTGATCGGCATGATGTTCTTCGACCAGCATATCGGTCCGTTCGTGAAATTCGTGGCGTTGTTTGGCTGGGATATGAAGGTCGGTCTGAATTATTTCGACACCGCCTTTGCCATGGTGGCCATCGCCGTGTGGAACCAGATTCCCTACAATTTCATCTTCATTCTCTCCGGCCTTCAGGGCATTCCGGCCTCGGTGCGCGAAGCCGCCACATTGGATTGCCGCTCCGGCACGCGCCGGTTCTGGACCGTGATCATGCCGCTTTTGACACCGACGGCCTTCTTCCTGCTGGTCGTCAACATGACCTATTCGCTGTTCGATACGTTTGCGGTGATCGACGTGATCGTCAAGGACAAGGCGGCGGATAACCCGATTACGCTGGTTTACAAGGTCTATCTTGACGGTTTCCGGGGCAATGACATCGGCTCTTCTTCCGCACAGTCGGTGATCCTGATGGTCGTCGTGCTGGTTTTGACAATGATCCAGTTCCGCTTCATCGAGCGGCGCGTCCATTACGGTTGA
- a CDS encoding extracellular solute-binding protein translates to MFKKLSMAALAVTVSTTSSFAATNISWWHGMGGRNGEVINELSQKFNASQGECVLTPVSKGSYEEALAAGIAAFRSHDQPNILQVFDAGSATIINAKGATIPAEDLLLKAGYKFDRSAFIEGVRYFYADKTGKFVGMPFNSSAPILYINTEALKKAGVEAPKTWEEFEAIAPKLKAAGYIPLVQSQLTWEFTENFFSRNNIQFASNNNGYDGLAGTTINVTDPNHVMMYDKLKAWKDEGYFAYYGAGWNDNQKPFEDGKVALWVGSSGSFGGLQKTASMPFSATFLPYWGSIKGAGVHSFIGGAALYAMSGKTEAENKCTAAFFNFLTSPDIQKFYHQATGYVAITTAAYELTKKEGYYEKNPVAEVGIQQLSLPGAEWDKGYRLGFYPQIRSVMEREYNKIFSGEVTPKAAMETIKKEADEILARFAKTAG, encoded by the coding sequence ATGTTCAAAAAGCTTTCGATGGCGGCGCTGGCCGTAACCGTATCGACCACATCATCATTTGCCGCAACCAACATCAGCTGGTGGCACGGCATGGGTGGCCGCAACGGCGAAGTCATCAATGAGCTGTCGCAGAAGTTCAACGCAAGCCAGGGCGAATGCGTTCTGACGCCGGTGTCGAAGGGCTCCTACGAAGAAGCGCTGGCGGCTGGCATCGCGGCATTCCGTTCGCACGATCAGCCCAACATTCTTCAGGTGTTCGACGCCGGTTCTGCCACGATCATCAATGCCAAGGGTGCCACCATTCCGGCAGAAGATCTGCTGTTGAAGGCCGGTTACAAGTTTGACCGCAGCGCTTTCATCGAAGGTGTTCGCTACTTCTACGCCGACAAGACCGGCAAGTTTGTCGGCATGCCGTTTAACTCCTCGGCGCCTATTCTCTATATCAACACCGAAGCCCTGAAAAAGGCTGGTGTTGAAGCACCGAAGACCTGGGAAGAGTTTGAAGCCATTGCGCCAAAGCTGAAGGCTGCCGGTTATATCCCGCTGGTTCAGTCGCAGCTGACATGGGAATTCACCGAGAATTTCTTCTCGCGCAACAACATCCAGTTTGCTTCGAACAACAATGGTTATGATGGTCTTGCTGGGACCACCATCAATGTGACCGATCCAAACCATGTGATGATGTATGACAAGCTGAAGGCCTGGAAGGACGAAGGTTACTTCGCCTATTACGGCGCAGGCTGGAACGATAACCAGAAGCCTTTCGAAGACGGCAAGGTTGCACTTTGGGTTGGCTCTTCCGGCTCGTTCGGCGGTTTGCAGAAGACCGCTTCCATGCCGTTTTCGGCAACCTTCCTGCCCTACTGGGGCTCCATCAAGGGTGCGGGCGTGCATAGCTTCATCGGCGGCGCTGCCTTGTATGCCATGTCCGGCAAGACGGAAGCAGAAAACAAGTGCACCGCTGCTTTCTTCAACTTTCTGACCTCGCCTGACATCCAGAAATTCTATCACCAGGCCACCGGCTATGTCGCCATCACGACGGCGGCTTACGAGCTGACCAAGAAGGAAGGCTATTACGAGAAGAACCCGGTCGCCGAAGTTGGCATTCAGCAGCTTTCGCTTCCGGGCGCTGAGTGGGACAAGGGCTACCGCCTCGGCTTCTACCCGCAGATCCGCTCGGTGATGGAGCGCGAATACAACAAGATCTTCTCAGGCGAAGTCACGCCAAAGGCGGCGATGGAAACCATCAAGAAGGAAGCGGACGAAATCCTGGCGCGCTTCGCCAAGACCGCAGGCTAA
- a CDS encoding YraN family protein encodes MRVQEKRPKDTSGAARKRAERRGRWSEYLAAAYLLSKGYRIVALRYKTRSGEIDLIVRRGDLVVLVEVKARATQQSAVDAVSFESQRRIRAAGDLWLCRQPDASRLSIRCDIVAVLPWRWPRHFSGAF; translated from the coding sequence GTGAGGGTTCAGGAAAAAAGGCCGAAAGACACATCCGGCGCAGCGCGCAAGCGGGCCGAGCGGCGTGGGCGCTGGTCGGAATATCTGGCGGCTGCCTATCTGCTGTCGAAGGGTTACCGGATCGTCGCCTTGCGCTACAAAACCCGCTCAGGTGAAATCGACCTTATCGTTCGGCGCGGCGATCTGGTCGTGCTGGTCGAGGTCAAGGCGCGTGCCACGCAGCAATCCGCAGTCGATGCGGTGAGTTTTGAGAGCCAGCGCCGCATTCGCGCTGCCGGAGATCTCTGGCTGTGCCGCCAGCCGGATGCCAGCCGACTGTCAATCCGCTGCGACATTGTCGCGGTCTTGCCCTGGCGCTGGCCCCGGCACTTTTCTGGTGCTTTTTGA
- the rsmI gene encoding 16S rRNA (cytidine(1402)-2'-O)-methyltransferase, with the protein MSAVAETVNTPDDGQKSFRLHDRPVTARPIEPALYLVATPIGNLSDITLRALEVLAGADVLACEDTRVTRVLLDRYGITTRPYAYHEYNAEEVGPKLIEALAAGKSVALVSDAGTPLVSDPGYRLAKLAIEAGLRVVPLPGPSAPLAALVGSGLPNDAFLFAGFLPTKDKARRDRLAQWAATPATLIFFESPHRIGATLAAAREVLGADRSACVCRELTKTFEEFRRGTLAELSDWYDDERQVKGEIVLVVGPPLPSGPPDAADVDRLLVQLAQTLPTAGAATEAARQTGLPRKDLYQRLLELKAG; encoded by the coding sequence ATGAGTGCCGTGGCAGAGACTGTGAATACGCCGGATGACGGGCAGAAAAGTTTCCGGCTGCATGATCGCCCGGTCACCGCCCGGCCAATCGAGCCGGCGCTCTATCTGGTGGCAACCCCGATCGGCAATCTCTCCGACATCACGCTGCGGGCTCTGGAAGTGCTGGCCGGGGCCGATGTTCTGGCCTGCGAGGATACCCGCGTCACCCGTGTGCTTCTGGACCGCTATGGCATCACCACCCGTCCCTATGCCTATCACGAATATAACGCCGAAGAGGTCGGACCGAAGCTGATCGAGGCGCTGGCGGCAGGTAAATCCGTGGCGCTGGTTTCCGATGCGGGGACGCCGCTGGTGTCCGATCCGGGATATCGGCTGGCGAAGCTTGCCATCGAGGCGGGTCTGCGGGTCGTGCCTTTGCCGGGGCCATCAGCGCCGCTTGCCGCCCTGGTCGGCTCCGGCCTGCCCAATGATGCTTTCCTGTTTGCGGGCTTCCTGCCCACCAAGGACAAGGCCCGCCGCGACCGGCTGGCGCAATGGGCGGCAACACCGGCCACGCTGATTTTCTTTGAATCGCCGCATCGGATCGGTGCGACCCTTGCCGCCGCTCGCGAGGTATTGGGCGCGGACCGCAGCGCCTGCGTCTGCCGCGAACTGACCAAGACATTTGAGGAATTTCGACGCGGCACTCTGGCTGAATTGTCCGACTGGTATGATGACGAGCGCCAGGTCAAGGGCGAGATCGTGCTGGTGGTCGGGCCGCCGCTTCCCTCCGGCCCGCCGGATGCCGCCGATGTCGACCGGTTGCTGGTACAGCTCGCGCAAACCCTGCCAACGGCGGGGGCGGCAACCGAAGCCGCTCGCCAGACCGGCCTGCCGCGCAAGGATCTCTATCAACGCCTGCTGGAGTTGAAGGCCGGGTGA
- the dnaN gene encoding DNA polymerase III subunit beta — translation MRITLERSNLLKSLNHVHRVVERRNTIPILSNVLLRAEGQSLSMKATDLDLEVTEATPANIEQAGATTVPAHLLYEIVRKLSDGAEVLLSTNPDGASMTVASGRSKFSLQCLPEQDFPDLTTGSFSHSFKLKASDLKMLIDRTQFAISTEETRYYLNGIYLHTIEADGKLKLRAVATDGHRLARADVEAPSGSEGMPGIIIPRKTVGELQKLVDNPDLTVSLEVSDAKIRFNIGEIVMTSKLIDGTFPDYQRVIPQANDKEMRVDCQTFARAVDRVSTISSERGRAVKLAIGDGHLMLTVNNPDSGSATEEVAVGYESDAMEIGFNAKYLLDITAQLSGEEAIFLLADAGSPTLIRDTAGDDALYVLMPMRV, via the coding sequence ATGCGTATTACTCTTGAACGGTCCAATCTTCTGAAGTCCCTGAACCATGTTCATCGGGTGGTAGAACGGCGCAATACCATTCCGATCCTGTCCAACGTGCTGCTGCGCGCCGAAGGCCAGAGCCTGTCGATGAAGGCAACCGACCTCGACCTGGAAGTGACAGAGGCGACCCCTGCCAATATCGAACAAGCCGGTGCCACCACGGTTCCCGCGCATCTTCTGTATGAAATCGTCCGCAAATTGTCTGACGGTGCCGAGGTTCTGCTCTCGACCAATCCCGATGGCGCCAGCATGACGGTTGCCTCCGGTCGTTCGAAATTCTCGCTGCAATGCCTGCCGGAACAGGATTTTCCCGACCTGACCACCGGCAGCTTCAGCCATTCCTTCAAGCTGAAAGCCTCGGACCTGAAAATGCTGATCGATCGCACCCAATTCGCGATCTCGACGGAAGAAACCCGCTATTATCTGAACGGCATTTACCTCCACACCATTGAAGCCGATGGCAAGTTGAAGCTGCGCGCCGTCGCCACCGATGGCCACCGTCTGGCCCGCGCCGACGTGGAAGCACCTTCGGGTTCGGAAGGCATGCCGGGCATCATCATTCCGCGCAAGACGGTTGGCGAGTTGCAGAAGCTGGTCGATAATCCCGATCTCACCGTGTCGCTCGAAGTGTCGGATGCCAAGATCCGCTTCAATATCGGCGAGATCGTCATGACCTCGAAGCTGATCGATGGCACCTTCCCCGATTATCAGCGGGTCATTCCCCAGGCCAATGACAAGGAAATGCGGGTCGATTGCCAGACCTTCGCGCGCGCTGTCGACCGTGTCTCCACCATTTCGTCGGAACGTGGCCGGGCGGTGAAGCTGGCCATCGGCGACGGCCACCTGATGCTAACGGTCAACAACCCGGATTCGGGCAGCGCCACCGAGGAAGTCGCCGTCGGCTACGAAAGCGACGCGATGGAAATCGGCTTCAACGCCAAATACCTGCTCGACATCACCGCGCAACTGTCCGGCGAAGAGGCGATTTTCCTTCTGGCAGATGCCGGTTCGCCGACCCTGATCCGCGATACCGCCGGTGACGATGCGCTTTACGTGCTGATGCCGATGCGCGTTTAG
- the pmtA gene encoding phospholipid N-methyltransferase PmtA — translation MKLNLKQRLEKKFDEEIRFFKGMMQGPKLVGAIVPTSTITARRMASIITPESGLPVLELGPGTGVITKAILARGIKPEKLVSVEYSADFHRHLTQTIPGVNFVHGDAFNLEKTLGPMSGLSFDCVISAVPLLNFPMQERIRLLEDLLDRMPHGRPVMQISYGPMSPIIAKGGSYFIQHFDFVVRNIPPAQLWIYRRR, via the coding sequence ATGAAGCTCAACCTGAAGCAACGGCTGGAAAAGAAGTTCGACGAGGAAATCCGTTTCTTCAAGGGCATGATGCAGGGGCCGAAGCTGGTGGGCGCCATCGTGCCGACCTCCACCATTACCGCCCGTCGCATGGCCAGCATTATCACGCCGGAAAGCGGGTTGCCGGTGCTGGAACTGGGGCCGGGAACAGGGGTGATCACCAAGGCGATCCTGGCGCGCGGCATCAAGCCGGAGAAACTGGTATCCGTCGAATATTCCGCCGACTTCCACCGGCATCTGACCCAGACGATCCCCGGTGTCAATTTCGTCCACGGTGACGCCTTCAACCTGGAAAAGACATTGGGTCCAATGTCCGGCCTGTCCTTCGACTGCGTGATTTCCGCCGTGCCGCTCCTGAACTTCCCGATGCAGGAGCGCATCCGGCTGCTGGAGGACCTTTTGGACCGCATGCCGCATGGGCGGCCCGTCATGCAGATTTCCTACGGACCGATGTCGCCGATCATCGCCAAGGGCGGCAGCTATTTCATCCAGCATTTCGATTTCGTGGTCCGCAATATTCCACCGGCCCAGCTCTGGATCTATCGCCGCCGCTAA
- a CDS encoding histidine phosphatase family protein: MFAVYITHPQVRIDPDVPVPQWGLSDLGQERTRRTAEAAWMRQLGRIVSSAEAKAVETAAILAGAATIGVEQIETMHENDRSATGFLTPPEFEKAADWFFAHPEDSFCGWERAIDAQARIVGAIQDVLGEHDPAVPIAFIGHGGVGTLLKCHLQGQPIRRSSDQPPGGGNLFCFTLADQTVTCDWTAMEIWQGDR, translated from the coding sequence ATGTTTGCTGTCTACATCACCCATCCGCAGGTCCGGATCGACCCGGACGTGCCGGTGCCGCAATGGGGACTGTCCGACCTGGGACAGGAACGGACCCGCAGGACGGCTGAGGCCGCCTGGATGCGCCAGCTCGGCCGCATCGTCAGCAGCGCCGAGGCCAAGGCCGTGGAAACAGCGGCGATCCTGGCGGGTGCGGCCACTATCGGCGTCGAACAGATCGAGACCATGCATGAAAACGACCGCTCCGCGACCGGCTTTCTGACGCCACCGGAGTTTGAAAAGGCGGCGGACTGGTTCTTTGCCCATCCTGAGGACAGTTTTTGCGGCTGGGAACGGGCCATCGATGCGCAGGCCCGGATTGTCGGAGCGATTCAGGATGTTCTTGGTGAGCACGATCCGGCTGTTCCCATTGCCTTCATCGGTCATGGCGGCGTCGGAACCCTGTTGAAATGCCATCTGCAAGGCCAGCCAATCCGCCGAAGCAGCGATCAGCCGCCGGGCGGCGGCAATCTCTTCTGCTTCACTCTTGCAGATCAGACCGTCACATGCGACTGGACCGCCATGGAAATCTGGCAGGGAGATCGTTGA
- the pyrF gene encoding orotidine-5'-phosphate decarboxylase yields the protein MDARNRLIVGLDVATVAEAEKLVSTLAEDVTFYKIGYQLAFAGGLEFAKDLAQSGKKVFLDMKLLDIDNTVASAVENIVRMGMTMLTLHAYPKAMQAAVDAAQGSGLCLLGVTVLTSMDDHDLTDAGYQGDARSLVLKRAAQAKEKGMGGIVCSAQEAQAVRAILGPDMAIVTPGIRPIGSDAGDQKRVMTPSEAINAGSSHLVVGRPIVKADDPRAATKVILAEMQAAFT from the coding sequence ATGGATGCGCGCAATCGTTTGATCGTGGGGCTTGACGTTGCCACCGTCGCTGAGGCGGAAAAACTGGTCTCGACGCTGGCCGAAGACGTGACCTTCTACAAGATCGGCTATCAACTGGCCTTCGCGGGTGGGCTGGAATTTGCCAAAGACCTCGCCCAAAGCGGCAAGAAGGTCTTTCTGGATATGAAACTGCTCGATATCGACAATACCGTCGCCTCGGCGGTGGAAAATATCGTCCGGATGGGCATGACCATGCTGACGCTGCATGCCTATCCGAAAGCGATGCAGGCAGCCGTCGATGCGGCGCAAGGGTCGGGTCTCTGCCTGCTTGGCGTTACCGTGCTAACCTCGATGGATGACCACGATCTCACGGATGCCGGTTATCAAGGCGATGCCCGGTCGCTGGTCCTGAAGCGAGCCGCCCAGGCAAAAGAAAAAGGCATGGGCGGTATTGTCTGCTCGGCGCAGGAAGCGCAGGCCGTGCGCGCTATTCTCGGTCCCGACATGGCCATTGTCACGCCCGGCATCCGCCCCATCGGCTCAGATGCCGGTGACCAGAAACGTGTCATGACACCGTCAGAGGCGATCAATGCCGGGTCCAGCCATCTGGTTGTCGGTCGCCCGATCGTCAAGGCAGACGATCCGAGAGCCGCAACCAAGGTCATTCTCGCCGAAATGCAAGCCGCCTTCACCTGA